The DNA sequence aaaaaaaaaaaaaaaaaaaaaaaaaaaaaaaattatggtaaatgacataaatttataaagtttgaGAAAAAAGAACCAATGGTGGAGGAGACATAGCCATTCGCGGAGACACGGAGCCGTTTTTGCACCCATCACCTTGGAATCTCacttttctcttctctctcctaaTCACCAACTAGTCAACAACCACAcaccatttcttttttttttttttcccgtcaagtatttttataaataaaggCTAAAAGCCCAAATACAAACATAAGCCCAAGAGATGGGTCCGCAAAACACAACCATACATGAAAAGGAAAAGGCCCAACAATGGCCCAAGCTACAATCGATCCATCAAAGGTCCAAACCCAGATAGACTGTCGGTGGGCGCGTTCCCTAACCTGCGCGTCACCAAACACGCGAGAGTATTGAAGTCCGCGGAGTACACGTGTTTACATCTCGCCCAGCGAGGCACACGTGTCACTCATCCGCTGCGCTTCCACCGACAATGAATCAGACCGGAGCAAGCCACCCGCCGCTTCACCGGAACACCACACAAACGCCGGATCCTAGATCCCGATCCTTCCTGCAACCACTCTTTCGCCTGGACTCCTTCCATCGGAGAGCTTCATCGGGGTTATCCCGAGATCTCCTCCCGAGCCATCGAAATACAACCATCTTCTTCCCCTCGCTTTTTTAACCGGATAGAACCCATAGACTGTCGGGAACTCAACCGGAAGCGAAGCCATCCACAAACATCGAGACATCTTCAGAACGCCATAAAGCTTCCACCAAAGCCGCCGTCAAAACGCAAGAACTGTCCGACGCGGAAACCGAGAGCCGACCGTTCACCCTAATCGGAGAGATGCAACAGCGGAGACTTGAGCCGGCCGTCCACCGAGAACAGGTGCGGCGGCGGCAGCATAAATAAaaccaaagacaaaaaaaaacgagaagATTAAGCTAGAAGAAACGCAAAAGAAAGCATGAAAAACAGAGAgaccggaccggcggtggctgtGGAAGCCCACCCGCCGGCCGGAGTTCACTTCACGGCGGAAGAGTCTAGAGAGATGTCAGAGAGAATTCAATTAAGAGAGAGAGTCGACCTTCTTCCCCGGTTATACATCAACCACACACCATTTCctttttaacaatattttaaactacattttttttcctgcttaatttatttatataaattcacAATTTAATCAGTTTTCTAATTAATTTGCcgaaataaaattaatataaatatatcttgCTGCTGCAGTGAATCTATTTGCAAATTAGTAGGGTTCATCCATTAATTATCATCCAATTAAAAATggttagaataaaataaaatatcacagCATGGCCCATTCCTTAACTCAAGTTTCAATGTGTCCTCTATATATACATCGGTCCGCTTCATCTTCCAAAAACATTGAATCCCTTGTCGgaatctctatctctctccaaATATCTCTTGCTTGCATCTTAAGCaaatcttcatcatcttctcgTCTCCCAGATAATAGCAAagcacaaatatttttattttaaaagaacattaattaatttgatCTGATACTATGAGCTGCAACGGTTGTCGTGTTCTCCGGAAAGGTTGCAGCGAGACTTGCATCCTCCGTCCCTGTATCCAGTGGATCGAATCCGCCGAATCTCAAGGCCACGCCACCGTCTTCTTAGCCAAATTCTTCGGCCGTGCTGGTCTCACGTCATTCATCTCCTCCGTACCGGAATCTCAGCGCCCAGGTACTTACTTTAAACCAAAAATCCTCTTTCTTCTAAAACGGCATCGTTTTTTTCTGATCGTTTTAGGggtattttggtcattttcagCTTTGTTTCAGTCCTTGCTCTACGAAGCTTGCGGTAGAACCGTGAACCCCGTGAACGGCGCCGTCGGGTTGTTGTGGACGGGGAACTGGAGTATCTGCCAAGCGGCGGTGGAGACGGTTCTCCGCGGCGGTTCTCTGAGACCTATCCCCGAGCTGCTGACACGCGACGGCGGGTTTCCGTCGCCGACTTCCGACGAAGCGTCCGAGATCTGTACGGAGATGATGAATGATTCCGGTGACCGGAGCATCTACCACCACTCCAGATTCTCGAGCTCTAGGTCCAGATCGACGGCTTCTCCGCCCAAACGGAGACGGTTGGCGTCAGAACAACAACGACCGGAGATAGATTTCTCTCTAACCCCTGCGTTCCCGACTAAAACGACGCCGTTTAAGGAGGAAACGCGTCGACCAGAAACGCCGTCGTTGTATTCAGAGGAATCCGTTATAACGGCGCCGTTTCAGGATAACATCGCTAGTGAACGGTTTGTACGCGGAGGAGGAGAGACGGCAAAGTTGCTCAACCTTTTCGCTTGAAAGGACATGTTTTGTTGTTTCGggtttaaaatgtaattttgatgaactttttttttttgcctcttCGTGGATTAATATTTTGGGAAACTAATACACTGGCAAATTACGTGATTATCTTTTTCTATCTGCTTGATGATGACAAATTAACCAAAGTAATTGAcagagtgatgatgatgagtcgTTGGTAATGTGTACGATGAATGAATATTATCAGTATATACAAACagtaaatgataataataatcatGGGTGAAGTCAGCATAgacataatttataaatactttgtgCACCCAGCAATACTTCAAATCTTTGAGGACCAACATGTTGCATTTGCTTATACACAATACaccttttttttgtgcaacacaCAATACacatattgatatttttaataattttgatcaccatctatatatatataaaaaaacatgatAAGATAACTATTGCtacttgaaattattttatatttttcacttCTCTCGCTGTAAAGCCATCAGTATTGGATGagttcttaatttttaacttgtattaaaataaaagtaactaataAAGCTGATAAATACTGAGAAATTTCTTTAAAGT is a window from the Raphanus sativus cultivar WK10039 unplaced genomic scaffold, ASM80110v3 Scaffold4721, whole genome shotgun sequence genome containing:
- the LOC130507535 gene encoding LOB domain-containing protein 38-like, whose amino-acid sequence is MSCNGCRVLRKGCSETCILRPCIQWIESAESQGHATVFLAKFFGRAGLTSFISSVPESQRPALFQSLLYEACGRTVNPVNGAVGLLWTGNWSICQAAVETVLRGGSLRPIPELLTRDGGFPSPTSDEASEICTEMMNDSGDRSIYHHSRFSSSRSRSTASPPKRRRLASEQQRPEIDFSLTPAFPTKTTPFKEETRRPETPSLYSEESVITAPFQDNIASERFVRGGGETAKLLNLFA